The proteins below are encoded in one region of Scophthalmus maximus strain ysfricsl-2021 chromosome 4, ASM2237912v1, whole genome shotgun sequence:
- the atic gene encoding bifunctional purine biosynthesis protein PURH has translation MASAELALLSVSDKSGLVDFAKALVDVGLCLVASGGTAKALRDAGLAVRDVSELTGHPEMLGGRVKTLHPAVHGGILARKTPTDTADMEKLGYGLVRVVVCNLYPFVKTVSDPNVAVEDAVEQIDIGGVTLLRAAAKNHARVTIVCDPADYSLVAKEMEGSGDRDTTLETRKTLALKAFTHTAQYDEAISDYFRRQYSSGISQLPLRYGMNPHQAPAQLYTLHPALPLKVVNGSPGFINLCDALNAWQLVRDLKSVLGMAAAASFKHVSPAGAAVGVPLTEEEARVCMVHDMLKDLTPLATAYARARGSDRMSSFGDFIAVSDVCDVPTAKIISREVSDGIIAPGYDEEALKILSKKKNGKYCVLQMDPDYEPDEAEVRVLFGLYLKQKRNGAVIDKEFFGNVVSKGSLSEEAVRDLTVATIAVKYTQSNSVCYAKDGQVIGIGAGQQSRIHCTRLAGDKADNWWLRHHPSVLNMKFRSGVKRAEMANAIDQYVSNTIGEGPDLAVWKSMYDEVPEPLSETDKKNWISSLQAVAVSSDAFFPFRDNIDRAKRSGVEYIAAPAGSAADQIVINACNEQGITLVHTNLRLFHH, from the exons ATGGCCTCCGCCGAGCTCG CGCTTCTCAGTGTCTCGGACAAAAGTGGACTGGTGGACTTCGCCAAGGCGCTGGTGGACGTGGGTCTGTGTCTGGTCGCCTCAGGTGGAACCGCCAAAGCGCTGCGTGATGCCGGACTGGCTGTCAG GGATGTGTCCGAGCTGACCGGACACCCAGAGATGCTGGGAGGCAGAGTGAAGACCCTGCATCCCGCTGTGCACGGAGGCATCCTGGCCAGGAAAACCCCCACGGACACGGCAGACATGGAGAAGCTGGGCTACGGCTTAGTCAG AGTGGTGGTGTGCAACCTCTACCCATTTGTGAAGACGGTCTCTGACCCGAATGTGGCGGTGGAGGACGCTGTGGAGCAGATTGATATCG GTGGAGTAACTCTGCTGAGAGCAGCAGCCAAGAATCATGCTCGAGTCACTATTGTGTGTGATCCCGCCGACTACTCGCTGGTTGCCAAGGAGATGGAGGGTtcaggagacagagacacaaccCTGGAAACGCGCAAGACTCTGGCCCTTAAA GCCTTCACGCACACAGCTCAGTACGACGAGGCCATATCGGACTACTTTCGCAGACAGTACAGCTCGGGTATTTCCCAGCTGCCTCTGCGTTACGGCATGAACCCCCACCAAGCGCCTGCCCAGCTCTACACCCTGCACCCAGCCCTCCCCCTCAAAG TGGTCAACGGTTCCCCCGGCTTTATCAACCTGTGTGACGCCCTGAACGCCTGGCAGCTGGTCAGAGACCTGAAGAGTGTCCTTGGCATGGCTGCTGCCGCCTCCTTCAAGCACGTCAGCCCTGCCG GAGCTGCAGTAGGAGTTCctctgactgaggaggaggccAGAGTGTGCATGGTGCACGACATGTTGAAGGATCTCACCCCGCTGGCCACAGCCTACGCAAGGGCCAGAG GCTCAGACAGGATGTCTTCTTTTGGAGATTTCATCGCTGTGTCAGATGTGTGTGACGTTCCCACCGCTAAGATTATATCAAGAGAG GTGTCCGATGGCATCATTGCTCCCGGTTATGACGAGGAGGCTCTCAAGATCCTCTCCAAAAAGAAGAATGGGAAATACTGTGTGCTTCAG ATGGATCCAGACTATGAGCCTGATGAGGCTGAGGTGAGAGTGTTGTTCGGTCTCTATCTCAAACAAAAGAGGAACGGAGCCGTTATCGACAAGGAGTTCTTCGGCAACGTTGTTTCCAAGGGCTCG CTCTCTGAGGAAGCGGTGCGTGACCTCACTGTGGCCACCATCGCCGTCAAGTACACTCAGTCCAACTCCGTGTGCTACGCTAAAGATGGACAG GTCATCGGTATCGGAGCGGGTCAGCAGTCTCGTATCCACTGCACACGGCTGGCAGGTGACAAAGCTGACAACTGGTGGCTGAGACACCACCCGAGCGTCCTGAACATGAAGTTTCGCAGTGGAGTGAAACGGGCGGAGATGGCCAATGCGATCGACCAGTATGTCAGCAACACCATTGGAGAG GGTCCAGACTTGGCCGTGTGGAAGTCCATGTACGACGAGGTGCCCGAGCCTCTGTCAGAGACCGACAAGAAGAACTGGATCAGCTCCCTGCAGGCCGTGGCCGTCAGCTCCGACGCCTTCTTCCCCTTCAGAGATAACATCGATCGGGCCAAACGG agtGGCGTCGAGTACATCGCAGCCCCGGCGGGATCCGCCGCCGACCAGATTGTGATCAACGCCTGTAATGAGCAGGGCATCACTCTGGTGCACACCAACCTGCGTCTCTTCCACCACTGA